From Doryrhamphus excisus isolate RoL2022-K1 chromosome 22, RoL_Dexc_1.0, whole genome shotgun sequence, one genomic window encodes:
- the hectd3 gene encoding E3 ubiquitin-protein ligase HECTD3 isoform X3: protein MSVGDSLHLLLGRIRFLNRCIECFKKSEPLPESLCYVPKEVCYKICKDLSSSGSTPSGTSTGGAGKTVVSVFDSPHQSALNKKLCKYTIEPKKGTCIRTTGEEYCNSQGLWVKLNQEQLEEHRPGQDLKEGWILVCKHTEGGDRLVPVESPETLSRQQQLFGFDHKACNRWEQVVDVENALFLGSKPKIAERDDEAMEKLRYVPPTWTYECDEDLVHYFYDHIGKEDENLGSLKQSVTTIFVSSCSEDPSGGVNCLTDGDTKTYWESDGMQGQHWIRLHMRRGTVVNKLILTVDSTDDNYMPKRVTVYGGEGDNLKKLSDVTIDDNLIGEICVLEDMASHLPVIEIRIEECRDEGIDVRIRGLKIKSSCERDLGLNADVFQSSYLVRYPRLQGTPADVLYRRALVIQRFISLLDGVLPHFVPAWDYSVGTFNQIKGIKQFLLQSKRRSPLVTQCLKDSETSKPNFLPCLYINRRLAMEHRDNPSLDASCKNAVFSQVYEGLKPSDKFEKTLDYRWPARYDQWWECKFIAEGIIDQGGGFRDSLADMSEELCPSSAECPMPLPFFTRTSNQGSLEARDFYVPNPSCQEFHKYEWIGQLMGAALRGKDFLVLALPGLVWKQLTGETVSWSKDFPAVDSVLVNLLDAMENMDRETFEFRFGEELVYTTLLSDGQMVDLVPGGGNRVVRYEDRRDFISLVQKARLEESKQQITAIQTGLLKVVPQAVLDLLTWQEVEKKVCGDPEISVEALKRLTRYEDLEQNDVRVQYLWEALTNFTNEDRSRFLRFVTGRSRLPAPIYVFSDNSESEALPQSSTCSSTLYLPNYPSAKVCEEKLRYAAYNCVAIDTDMSPWEE from the exons ATGTCTGTGGGAGACAGCCTTCACCTGCTGCTCGGCCGGATTCGCTTCTTGAACAGATGTATCGAGTGCTTCAAGAAGAGCGAGCCGCTACCTGAGAGTCTGTGCTATGTTCCCAAAGAAGTGTGCTACAAAATCTGCAAGGATTTATCCTCCAGCGGCTCAACCCCTTCTGGGACATCCACTGGAGGGGCCGGCAAGACTGTGGTGTCCGTCTTTGACAGCCCACATCAGAGTGCGCTCAACAAGAAACTGTGCAAGTACACCATTGAACCGAAGAAGGGGACGTGTATCCGGACCACAGGGGAGGAGTACTGCAACAGCCAAGGTCTCTGGGTCAAACTCAACCAG GAGCAGCTGGAGGAGCACCGTCCAGGGCAGGACTTGAAGGAGGGTTGGATCCTGGTGTGCAAGCACACGGAGGGTGGCGACAGGTTGGTGCCGGTGGAGTCCCCGGAGACGCTGAGCAGACAGCAGCAGCTCTTCGGCTTCGACCACAAAGCGTGTAATAGGTGGGAGCAGGTGGTGGACGTGGAAAATGCGCTCTTCCTCGGCTCCAAACCCAAGATTGCGGAGCGAGATGACGAAGCTATGGAGAAGCTTAG GTATGTCCCTCCGACATGGACATATGAATGCGACGAAGACCTGGTGCACTACTTCTATGACCACATAGGCAAAGAGGACGAGAACCTGGGCAGCCTGAAGCAGAGTGTCACTACTATTTTTGTTTCTTCATGTTCG GAGGATCCCAGCGGGGGGGTGAACTGTCTGACCGACGGCGACACAAAGACATACTGGGAGAGCGACGGCATGCAGGGACAACACTGGATCCGCTTGCATATGAGGAGAGGAACGGTGGTCAA taagcTCATTTTGACAGTGGACTCGACAGACGACAACTACATGCCAAAGAGGGTCACTGTGTACGGGGGAGAGGGAGACAACCTGAAGAAGCTGAGTGATGTCACCATTGATGA CAATCTGATTGGAGAAATATGCGTGCTTGAAGACATGGCGTCCCACCTGCCAGTCATTGAGATCCGGATCGAGGAATGTCGGG ATGAGGGCATCGACGTGCGCATCCGAGGACTGAAGATCAAATCGTCATGCGAGCGAGACCTGGGACTGAACGCTGATGTTTTCCAGTCCTCCTACTTGGTGCGCTACCCCCGTCTCCAGGGGACGCCAGCTGACGTCCTGTACCGCCGAGCGCTGGTCATACAGAG GTTCATTTCGTTGCTGGACGGCGTTCTGCCACACTTCGTGCCGGCCTGGGACTACAGTGTGGGCACCTTCAACCAGATCAAA GGCATCAAGCAATTCCTGCTGCAGTCCAAACGACGCTCGCCGCTGGTTACACAATGCCTGAAGGACTCGGAGACCAGCAAGCCCAACTTCCTGCCTTGCCTTTATATCAACAGGCGCCTGGCCATGGAGCACAGGGACAACCCCTCCCTGGACGCCAGCTGCAAGAACGCCGTGTTCAGTCAG GTGTATGAAGGCCTGAAGCCGTCGGATAAATTTGAGAAGACGTTGGATTACAGGTGGCCCGCTCGCTACGACCAGTGGTGGGAATGCAAATTCATTGCAGAGGGAATTATTGACCAGGGCGGCGGATTCCGGGACAGCCTGGCGGACATGTCGGAGGAGCTGTGCCCCAGCTCGGCCGAGTGTCCCATGCCGCTGCCCTTCTTCACTCGCACATCCAACCAA GGTTCTCTGGAGGCCAGAGATTTCTACGTCCCCAACCCGTCGTGTCAAGAGTTCCACAAATATGAGTGGATCGGGCAGCTCATGGGTGCTGCGCTCAGAGGAAAGGATTTCCTG GTTCTGGCTCTGCCCGGGCTGGtgtggaagcagctgacaggggAGACCGTCAGCTGGAGCAAAGACTTCCCTGCTGTCGACTCCGTGCTG GTCAACCTGCTGGACGCCATGGAGAACATGGACCGCGAGACGTTTGAATTCAGGTTCGGCGAGGAGCTGGTCTACACCACCCTCCTGAGCGACGGGCAGATGGTGGATCTTGTCCCTGGGGGCGGCAACAGAGTGGTGCGCTATGAGGACCGCCGGGACTTCATCAGCCTGGTCCAGAAGGCTCGTCTGGAGGAGAGCAAGCAGCAG ATCACCGCCATACAAACTGGACTGCTAAAGGTTGTCCCTCAGGCGGTCCTGGATCTACTCACGTGGCAGGAGGTGGAAAAGAAAGTGTGTGGAGATCCTGAGATCAGCGTGGAAGCCCTCAAGAGACTCA CTCGCTATGAAGACCTGGAACAAAACGATGTCAGGGTGCAGTACCTGTGGGAGGCGCTGACTAACTTCACCAATG AGGACCGAAGCAGGTTCCTGAGGTTTGTAACGGGTCGAAGTCGTCTTCCTGCTCCAATTTACGTCTTCTCTGACAA CTCTGAAAGCGAGGCACTTCCGCAGTCTTCCACATGCTCCAGCACACTTTACCTGCCCAATTATCCAAG CGCTAAGGTTTGTGAAGAGAAGCTGCGTTACGCCGCCTACAACTGTGTGGCCATCGACACGGACATGAGTCCCTGGGAGGAGTGA
- the hectd3 gene encoding E3 ubiquitin-protein ligase HECTD3 isoform X2, whose translation MSVGDSLHLLLGRIRFLNRCIECFKKSEPLPESLCYVPKEVCYKICKDLSSSGSTPSGTSTGGAGKTVVSVFDSPHQSALNKKLCKYTIEPKKGTCIRTTGEEYCNSQGLWVKLNQLEEHRPGQDLKEGWILVCKHTEGGDRLVPVESPETLSRQQQLFGFDHKACNRWEQVVDVENALFLGSKPKIAERDDEAMEKLRYVPPTWTYECDEDLVHYFYDHIGKEDENLGSLKQSVTTIFVSSCSEDPSGGVNCLTDGDTKTYWESDGMQGQHWIRLHMRRGTVVNKLILTVDSTDDNYMPKRVTVYGGEGDNLKKLSDVTIDDNLIGEICVLEDMASHLPVIEIRIEECRDEGIDVRIRGLKIKSSCERDLGLNADVFQSSYLVRYPRLQGTPADVLYRRALVIQRFISLLDGVLPHFVPAWDYSVGTFNQIKGIKQFLLQSKRRSPLVTQCLKDSETSKPNFLPCLYINRRLAMEHRDNPSLDASCKNAVFSQVYEGLKPSDKFEKTLDYRWPARYDQWWECKFIAEGIIDQGGGFRDSLADMSEELCPSSAECPMPLPFFTRTSNQGSLEARDFYVPNPSCQEFHKYEWIGQLMGAALRGKDFLVLALPGLVWKQLTGETVSWSKDFPAVDSVLVNLLDAMENMDRETFEFRFGEELVYTTLLSDGQMVDLVPGGGNRVVRYEDRRDFISLVQKARLEESKQQITAIQTGLLKVVPQAVLDLLTWQEVEKKVCGDPEISVEALKRLTRYEDLEQNDVRVQYLWEALTNFTNEDRSRFLRFVTGRSRLPAPIYVFSDKQVFCSESEALPQSSTCSSTLYLPNYPSAKVCEEKLRYAAYNCVAIDTDMSPWEE comes from the exons ATGTCTGTGGGAGACAGCCTTCACCTGCTGCTCGGCCGGATTCGCTTCTTGAACAGATGTATCGAGTGCTTCAAGAAGAGCGAGCCGCTACCTGAGAGTCTGTGCTATGTTCCCAAAGAAGTGTGCTACAAAATCTGCAAGGATTTATCCTCCAGCGGCTCAACCCCTTCTGGGACATCCACTGGAGGGGCCGGCAAGACTGTGGTGTCCGTCTTTGACAGCCCACATCAGAGTGCGCTCAACAAGAAACTGTGCAAGTACACCATTGAACCGAAGAAGGGGACGTGTATCCGGACCACAGGGGAGGAGTACTGCAACAGCCAAGGTCTCTGGGTCAAACTCAACCAG CTGGAGGAGCACCGTCCAGGGCAGGACTTGAAGGAGGGTTGGATCCTGGTGTGCAAGCACACGGAGGGTGGCGACAGGTTGGTGCCGGTGGAGTCCCCGGAGACGCTGAGCAGACAGCAGCAGCTCTTCGGCTTCGACCACAAAGCGTGTAATAGGTGGGAGCAGGTGGTGGACGTGGAAAATGCGCTCTTCCTCGGCTCCAAACCCAAGATTGCGGAGCGAGATGACGAAGCTATGGAGAAGCTTAG GTATGTCCCTCCGACATGGACATATGAATGCGACGAAGACCTGGTGCACTACTTCTATGACCACATAGGCAAAGAGGACGAGAACCTGGGCAGCCTGAAGCAGAGTGTCACTACTATTTTTGTTTCTTCATGTTCG GAGGATCCCAGCGGGGGGGTGAACTGTCTGACCGACGGCGACACAAAGACATACTGGGAGAGCGACGGCATGCAGGGACAACACTGGATCCGCTTGCATATGAGGAGAGGAACGGTGGTCAA taagcTCATTTTGACAGTGGACTCGACAGACGACAACTACATGCCAAAGAGGGTCACTGTGTACGGGGGAGAGGGAGACAACCTGAAGAAGCTGAGTGATGTCACCATTGATGA CAATCTGATTGGAGAAATATGCGTGCTTGAAGACATGGCGTCCCACCTGCCAGTCATTGAGATCCGGATCGAGGAATGTCGGG ATGAGGGCATCGACGTGCGCATCCGAGGACTGAAGATCAAATCGTCATGCGAGCGAGACCTGGGACTGAACGCTGATGTTTTCCAGTCCTCCTACTTGGTGCGCTACCCCCGTCTCCAGGGGACGCCAGCTGACGTCCTGTACCGCCGAGCGCTGGTCATACAGAG GTTCATTTCGTTGCTGGACGGCGTTCTGCCACACTTCGTGCCGGCCTGGGACTACAGTGTGGGCACCTTCAACCAGATCAAA GGCATCAAGCAATTCCTGCTGCAGTCCAAACGACGCTCGCCGCTGGTTACACAATGCCTGAAGGACTCGGAGACCAGCAAGCCCAACTTCCTGCCTTGCCTTTATATCAACAGGCGCCTGGCCATGGAGCACAGGGACAACCCCTCCCTGGACGCCAGCTGCAAGAACGCCGTGTTCAGTCAG GTGTATGAAGGCCTGAAGCCGTCGGATAAATTTGAGAAGACGTTGGATTACAGGTGGCCCGCTCGCTACGACCAGTGGTGGGAATGCAAATTCATTGCAGAGGGAATTATTGACCAGGGCGGCGGATTCCGGGACAGCCTGGCGGACATGTCGGAGGAGCTGTGCCCCAGCTCGGCCGAGTGTCCCATGCCGCTGCCCTTCTTCACTCGCACATCCAACCAA GGTTCTCTGGAGGCCAGAGATTTCTACGTCCCCAACCCGTCGTGTCAAGAGTTCCACAAATATGAGTGGATCGGGCAGCTCATGGGTGCTGCGCTCAGAGGAAAGGATTTCCTG GTTCTGGCTCTGCCCGGGCTGGtgtggaagcagctgacaggggAGACCGTCAGCTGGAGCAAAGACTTCCCTGCTGTCGACTCCGTGCTG GTCAACCTGCTGGACGCCATGGAGAACATGGACCGCGAGACGTTTGAATTCAGGTTCGGCGAGGAGCTGGTCTACACCACCCTCCTGAGCGACGGGCAGATGGTGGATCTTGTCCCTGGGGGCGGCAACAGAGTGGTGCGCTATGAGGACCGCCGGGACTTCATCAGCCTGGTCCAGAAGGCTCGTCTGGAGGAGAGCAAGCAGCAG ATCACCGCCATACAAACTGGACTGCTAAAGGTTGTCCCTCAGGCGGTCCTGGATCTACTCACGTGGCAGGAGGTGGAAAAGAAAGTGTGTGGAGATCCTGAGATCAGCGTGGAAGCCCTCAAGAGACTCA CTCGCTATGAAGACCTGGAACAAAACGATGTCAGGGTGCAGTACCTGTGGGAGGCGCTGACTAACTTCACCAATG AGGACCGAAGCAGGTTCCTGAGGTTTGTAACGGGTCGAAGTCGTCTTCCTGCTCCAATTTACGTCTTCTCTGACAAGCAAGTATTTTG CTCTGAAAGCGAGGCACTTCCGCAGTCTTCCACATGCTCCAGCACACTTTACCTGCCCAATTATCCAAG CGCTAAGGTTTGTGAAGAGAAGCTGCGTTACGCCGCCTACAACTGTGTGGCCATCGACACGGACATGAGTCCCTGGGAGGAGTGA
- the hectd3 gene encoding E3 ubiquitin-protein ligase HECTD3 isoform X1 produces MSVGDSLHLLLGRIRFLNRCIECFKKSEPLPESLCYVPKEVCYKICKDLSSSGSTPSGTSTGGAGKTVVSVFDSPHQSALNKKLCKYTIEPKKGTCIRTTGEEYCNSQGLWVKLNQEQLEEHRPGQDLKEGWILVCKHTEGGDRLVPVESPETLSRQQQLFGFDHKACNRWEQVVDVENALFLGSKPKIAERDDEAMEKLRYVPPTWTYECDEDLVHYFYDHIGKEDENLGSLKQSVTTIFVSSCSEDPSGGVNCLTDGDTKTYWESDGMQGQHWIRLHMRRGTVVNKLILTVDSTDDNYMPKRVTVYGGEGDNLKKLSDVTIDDNLIGEICVLEDMASHLPVIEIRIEECRDEGIDVRIRGLKIKSSCERDLGLNADVFQSSYLVRYPRLQGTPADVLYRRALVIQRFISLLDGVLPHFVPAWDYSVGTFNQIKGIKQFLLQSKRRSPLVTQCLKDSETSKPNFLPCLYINRRLAMEHRDNPSLDASCKNAVFSQVYEGLKPSDKFEKTLDYRWPARYDQWWECKFIAEGIIDQGGGFRDSLADMSEELCPSSAECPMPLPFFTRTSNQGSLEARDFYVPNPSCQEFHKYEWIGQLMGAALRGKDFLVLALPGLVWKQLTGETVSWSKDFPAVDSVLVNLLDAMENMDRETFEFRFGEELVYTTLLSDGQMVDLVPGGGNRVVRYEDRRDFISLVQKARLEESKQQITAIQTGLLKVVPQAVLDLLTWQEVEKKVCGDPEISVEALKRLTRYEDLEQNDVRVQYLWEALTNFTNEDRSRFLRFVTGRSRLPAPIYVFSDKQVFCSESEALPQSSTCSSTLYLPNYPSAKVCEEKLRYAAYNCVAIDTDMSPWEE; encoded by the exons ATGTCTGTGGGAGACAGCCTTCACCTGCTGCTCGGCCGGATTCGCTTCTTGAACAGATGTATCGAGTGCTTCAAGAAGAGCGAGCCGCTACCTGAGAGTCTGTGCTATGTTCCCAAAGAAGTGTGCTACAAAATCTGCAAGGATTTATCCTCCAGCGGCTCAACCCCTTCTGGGACATCCACTGGAGGGGCCGGCAAGACTGTGGTGTCCGTCTTTGACAGCCCACATCAGAGTGCGCTCAACAAGAAACTGTGCAAGTACACCATTGAACCGAAGAAGGGGACGTGTATCCGGACCACAGGGGAGGAGTACTGCAACAGCCAAGGTCTCTGGGTCAAACTCAACCAG GAGCAGCTGGAGGAGCACCGTCCAGGGCAGGACTTGAAGGAGGGTTGGATCCTGGTGTGCAAGCACACGGAGGGTGGCGACAGGTTGGTGCCGGTGGAGTCCCCGGAGACGCTGAGCAGACAGCAGCAGCTCTTCGGCTTCGACCACAAAGCGTGTAATAGGTGGGAGCAGGTGGTGGACGTGGAAAATGCGCTCTTCCTCGGCTCCAAACCCAAGATTGCGGAGCGAGATGACGAAGCTATGGAGAAGCTTAG GTATGTCCCTCCGACATGGACATATGAATGCGACGAAGACCTGGTGCACTACTTCTATGACCACATAGGCAAAGAGGACGAGAACCTGGGCAGCCTGAAGCAGAGTGTCACTACTATTTTTGTTTCTTCATGTTCG GAGGATCCCAGCGGGGGGGTGAACTGTCTGACCGACGGCGACACAAAGACATACTGGGAGAGCGACGGCATGCAGGGACAACACTGGATCCGCTTGCATATGAGGAGAGGAACGGTGGTCAA taagcTCATTTTGACAGTGGACTCGACAGACGACAACTACATGCCAAAGAGGGTCACTGTGTACGGGGGAGAGGGAGACAACCTGAAGAAGCTGAGTGATGTCACCATTGATGA CAATCTGATTGGAGAAATATGCGTGCTTGAAGACATGGCGTCCCACCTGCCAGTCATTGAGATCCGGATCGAGGAATGTCGGG ATGAGGGCATCGACGTGCGCATCCGAGGACTGAAGATCAAATCGTCATGCGAGCGAGACCTGGGACTGAACGCTGATGTTTTCCAGTCCTCCTACTTGGTGCGCTACCCCCGTCTCCAGGGGACGCCAGCTGACGTCCTGTACCGCCGAGCGCTGGTCATACAGAG GTTCATTTCGTTGCTGGACGGCGTTCTGCCACACTTCGTGCCGGCCTGGGACTACAGTGTGGGCACCTTCAACCAGATCAAA GGCATCAAGCAATTCCTGCTGCAGTCCAAACGACGCTCGCCGCTGGTTACACAATGCCTGAAGGACTCGGAGACCAGCAAGCCCAACTTCCTGCCTTGCCTTTATATCAACAGGCGCCTGGCCATGGAGCACAGGGACAACCCCTCCCTGGACGCCAGCTGCAAGAACGCCGTGTTCAGTCAG GTGTATGAAGGCCTGAAGCCGTCGGATAAATTTGAGAAGACGTTGGATTACAGGTGGCCCGCTCGCTACGACCAGTGGTGGGAATGCAAATTCATTGCAGAGGGAATTATTGACCAGGGCGGCGGATTCCGGGACAGCCTGGCGGACATGTCGGAGGAGCTGTGCCCCAGCTCGGCCGAGTGTCCCATGCCGCTGCCCTTCTTCACTCGCACATCCAACCAA GGTTCTCTGGAGGCCAGAGATTTCTACGTCCCCAACCCGTCGTGTCAAGAGTTCCACAAATATGAGTGGATCGGGCAGCTCATGGGTGCTGCGCTCAGAGGAAAGGATTTCCTG GTTCTGGCTCTGCCCGGGCTGGtgtggaagcagctgacaggggAGACCGTCAGCTGGAGCAAAGACTTCCCTGCTGTCGACTCCGTGCTG GTCAACCTGCTGGACGCCATGGAGAACATGGACCGCGAGACGTTTGAATTCAGGTTCGGCGAGGAGCTGGTCTACACCACCCTCCTGAGCGACGGGCAGATGGTGGATCTTGTCCCTGGGGGCGGCAACAGAGTGGTGCGCTATGAGGACCGCCGGGACTTCATCAGCCTGGTCCAGAAGGCTCGTCTGGAGGAGAGCAAGCAGCAG ATCACCGCCATACAAACTGGACTGCTAAAGGTTGTCCCTCAGGCGGTCCTGGATCTACTCACGTGGCAGGAGGTGGAAAAGAAAGTGTGTGGAGATCCTGAGATCAGCGTGGAAGCCCTCAAGAGACTCA CTCGCTATGAAGACCTGGAACAAAACGATGTCAGGGTGCAGTACCTGTGGGAGGCGCTGACTAACTTCACCAATG AGGACCGAAGCAGGTTCCTGAGGTTTGTAACGGGTCGAAGTCGTCTTCCTGCTCCAATTTACGTCTTCTCTGACAAGCAAGTATTTTG CTCTGAAAGCGAGGCACTTCCGCAGTCTTCCACATGCTCCAGCACACTTTACCTGCCCAATTATCCAAG CGCTAAGGTTTGTGAAGAGAAGCTGCGTTACGCCGCCTACAACTGTGTGGCCATCGACACGGACATGAGTCCCTGGGAGGAGTGA
- the best4 gene encoding bestrophin-4 yields the protein MTLSYSLEVANVSFGGFTKLLFRWKGSIYKLLYKEFLVFCGVYVFFSVLYRLMLTPEQQDLFERIALYCDRFTNTSFIPVLFVLGFYVTLAFNRWWGQYTSFPLPDNLMMVVSGNVHGADEGGRLLRRTLMRCANLSSVLILRSISTRVRKRFPTLDHVVDAGFMTSHELKLLESLHSDFNKYWMPLTWFANLASRAREEGRVRDDVALRLLMDELNNYRTKCSLLFHYDWISIPLVYTQVVTLAVYSFFAFSVVGRQFLNPDKGYQGHKLDLYVPVFTLLQFFFYAGWLKVGELIINPFGEDDDDFETNQLIDRNFQASMLAVDDLYQNLAPLEKDKHWAQRHFSIPYTSSTAADSRKPAFRGSTFDMRMSTGDLEIHQAGMEMQKDGVGLLRGCSLPSLTDTSLHDLMNNTEHDEGHDEDQVKIMIKVDANEE from the exons ATGACGCTTTCCTACTCCCTGGAGGTGGCCAACGTGAGCTTCGGTGGCTTCACCAAGCTCCTGTTCCGGTGGAAGGGCAGCATCTACAAGCTGCTCTACAAGGAGTTCCTCGTCTTCTGTGGCGTTTACGTCTTTTTCAGCGTGCTTTACAG GCTGATGCTCACACCCGAGCAGCAGGACCTGTTTGAACGCATCGCCCTGTACTGCGACCGCTTCACCAACACCAGCTTCATCCCCGTTCTCTTCGTGCTGG GCTTTTATGTGACCTTGGCCTTCAACCGATGGTGGGGTCAATACACCAGCTTCCCGTTGCCCGACAACCTGATGATGGTGGTTTCCGGCAACGTCCACGGCGCCGACGAGGGGGGCCGCCTGCTGCGCCGCACGCTGATGAGATGCGCCAATCTGTCTTCGGTTCTCATCCTGCGCTCCATCAGCACCCGGGTCCGCAAGCGCTTCCCTACGTTGGATCACGTGGTGGACGCCG GCTTCATGACGTCACACGAGCTAAAACTGTTGGAGTCGCTGCACTCGGACTTCAACAAGTACTGGATGCCCTTGACCTGGTTCGCCAACCTGGCCTCCCGAGCCAGAGAGGAGGGTCGCGTGAGGGACGACGTGGCTTTGAGGCTCCTCATGGAT GAGCTCAACAACTACAGGACCAAGTGCAGCCTCCTGTTCCACTACGACTGGATCAGCATCCCTCTGGTCTACACCCAG GTGGTAACTTTAGCCGTCTACTCCTTCTTCGCCTTCTCTGTCGTGGGCCGCCAGTTCCTCAACCCGGACAAAGGCTACCAGGGCCATAAGCTGGACCTGTATGTGCCGGTCTTCACCCTGCTGCAGTTCTTCTTCTACGCAGGATGGCTCAAG GTAGGAGAGTTGATCATCAACCCATTCGGAGAGGATGACGACGACTTTGAAACCAACCAGCTGATTGACAGAAACTTCCAG GCGTCCATGCTGGCGGTGGACGACTTGTACCAGAACCTGGCTCCACTGGAGAAGGACAAGCACTGGGCTCAGAGACATTTCTCCATCCCTTACACATCTTCAACTGCAGCAGACAGTCGGAAACCAGCATTCCGAGGGTCCACCTTTGACATGAG GATGAGCACGGGCGACCTGGAGATCCATCAGGCCGGGATGGAGATGCAGAAAGATGGCGTGGGTCTGCTGCGGGGTTGCAGCCTTCCATCACTGACCGACACATCCTTACATGACCTCATGAACAACACTGAGCATGATGAGGGCCATGATGAAGATCAAGTGAAGATAATGATCAAAGTGGACGCAAACGAGGAATAA
- the si:ch211-106k21.5 gene encoding trophoblast glycoprotein, with translation MLHQWSVLVFSLLRTGLVGGCRCPPATVWSEFPSETPATVCCLNFSGSALGQVRWSRLTNQSSLRILDLSDCNITSLEMSGVEASLLEKVYLGRNRMAALPLDFLAGQPRLEEVDLSQNQLEELPEGFLQDSDNLRRLDLQENRLSFLPASVLQRPALQSLQLDGNPWDCSCSFLEVLENSRDTKTGVLASNLTCVSPWKLAGRAVWSVRVNDMCRPASLTALFFTLPLLLLSALVVCWCCGRKRKEAPILGASTKRRSSSPGAGLKGHHGQMSADCRGRDVPASELLGRTANMDGEKEVRLGSMESLQPESRCSDGKPSGTEMDSVSVSEVLKDSADRERAYMTQSTEYYSLVPGIRLDDSDHGE, from the coding sequence ATGCTTCATCAGTGGAGCGTCCTGGTCTTCTCTCTGCTGAGGACAGGGCTTGTGGGCGGCTGCCGGTGCCCACCTGCCACCGTCTGGTCCGAGTTCCCCTCAGAGACGCCGGCCACCGTTTGCTGCCTAAACTTCTCCGGCTCCGCTTTGGGTCAGGTGCGGTGGTCCCGGCTGACCAACCAGTCCAGCCTGCGGATTCTGGATCTTTCCGACTGTAACATCACCTCACTGGAGATGTCAGGCGTGGAGGCCTCCCTGCTGGAAAAGGTTTACTTGGGCCGCAACAGAATGGCGGCTTTGCCACTGGACTTTCTGGCCGGACAGCCCCGCCTGGAAGAAGTGGACCTAAGCCAGAACCAACTGGAGGAGCTCCCGGAAGGCTTCTTACAGGACTCGGACAACTTGCGGAGGTTGGATCTCCAAGAGAACCGACTCAGCTTCCTTCCAGCCTCCGTGCTGCAGAGGCCCGCTCTGCAGAGCCTGCAGCTGGACGGGAACCCCTGGGACTGCTCCTGCTCCTTCCTGGAGGTCCTGGAGAACAGCAGGGACACAAAGACGGGGGTCCTGGCGAGCAACTTGACCTGCGTCTCCCCCTGGAAGCTGGCGGGCCGGGCGGTGTGGTCGGTGAGGGTGAACGACATGTGCCGCCCGGCCAGCCTCACTGCGCTCTTCTTCACGCTCCCGCTCCTTCTGCTCTCCGCCCTGGTGGTCTGCTGGTGCTGCGGGAGGAAGAGGAAAGAGGCCCCCATTTTGGGGGCATCAACGAAACGGCGGTCCAGCTCCCCCGGCGCTGGGCTGAAAGGTCACCACGGGCAGATGTCAGCTGACTGCAGGGGGCGGGACGTCCCGGCTTCCGAGCTGCTGGGCCGCACCGCGAACATGGATGGAGAAAAAGAAGTCCGGCTGGGTTCCATGGAATCTCTCCAACCGGAATCCCGCTGCTCAGATGGGAAGCCTAGCGGGACCGAGATGGACTCGGTCAGCGTGTCGGAAGTGCTGAAAGACTCGGCGGACCGGGAGAGAGCTTACATGACTCAATCCACGGAATATTACAGCCTGGTACCAGGAATCCGGCTGGATGACTCGGACCATGGAGAATGA